In the Drosophila teissieri strain GT53w chromosome 3R, Prin_Dtei_1.1, whole genome shotgun sequence genome, ATATTTGGGGCAACTGAAGCCAATGGCGATACGGAGCAGGAAGAAGACGAGGAGGATGAGGCGGATATGAGTGAGGAGTTCTTTGTGGAGGAGATTGATGAGAGGCAGGATGACCAGGAGATGGTGGAAACCCCCGATACTGCCCAAAGCTTAGAGGACATTGTGCCTCGCCATCGGTATTCGGGGAAATTCAACTGCACGTTCTGCCAGAAAGAGTTCAGGAATCATTCTCGCATGGCCAAGCACCAGTTGATTCATTTGGACAATCGTCCCAGCTTTCGGTGCAATCAGTGCGACAGGGTTTACCTCACGAAGCAGGCGCTCAAAGTCCACGTCGATTCGAAGCACAGGCAATCCGGACTCCACTGCGACATGTGCGGCAAGGTGTTTGCCATTGCCAAAGCCCTGGAGATTCATAAACGCTATCATACCAGAGACTTTCCCTATTCCTGTGATCTCTGCGATCGTCGATTCGCACAGCGATCCCATTTGACTGTCCACCAGCAGGTGAAGCACTCTGGATCCCGTTTCATTTGCGAGTTTCCCGGCTGCCAGAAGTCCTTTACCTCGTCTTCATCCCTCAGAAATCACGAGTGCACACACACGGCCATGCCATTCGAGTGCGCCCACTGCCAGCAGAGCTATCCAGCTCGTAACAAGTTTGTTATCTTGTTAAACACGTACATAACATGAAAGTAACCTTAATCATATTTTAGACTACGCCTGCACCTGGAACGTAAGCACAACATGGTGGTGCAGATGGAGGACCTGGAAGAAATGCGCAAGTTTCACATAGTGCGCTCCAAGTTGGTGATGGCAAAGATTTACTCTGACCAGAATGAATCAGACAGTGCCAGGAATGATAACGCTGCTGTTTctaaatgaaaagtatttaaaaacattatccAAAGTTAGataacaatatttatagtGGAGCAAACTGAAAATTATTGCAAACATAAGTCTAAGTAGCATCCATTATAAAACCGGTAAAATTGCCTTACAAATATcacattcaatttatttcacaCTTTCCTTTGGTTATCTTACACGGATAGGAATAGATattcacatacatatatagatattcgATATCATagacaaaataaatgctgttAAATCTGATGGTATACAAGTTCGATCTCCGCCACAAGAATCCTTCAGTTCGACAGCGTAAGGGCTAATGGAATGGCTTTGGCCAAGGTCGTGGAGTCATCCGGATGTTGAGAGGAACCTGTTGCCGTGCCcgtcgtggtggtggccacATTGCCATTGCCCGCCTCCGCTCGTTTTCTAGAAGTAATCTTCTTCCAGCCGCGCAGGAAGATTTGATTTCGATACTTGGGCGTGGTGAAGGTGTACAAGAGAGGATTAACCGCCGAGTTCAGTGGCAGCACAAAGACCACCAACCAGGCGTAGATGTCATCGGAGATGTTGTAGTTGAAGAAAACCCAGATCTTCATAACGATGATGGGCACCCAGCACAGAAAGTCGGTCAGCACGATGAAAAAGAATCGCACAGCGAATTCGCAGTCCAACAGTGTGAGCGGAGTGGCACTCCGCGTCCGCCATATCGAAATGAGGAGTGCCGTGTAGAGCATCGCaatcatcaccagcagcagcagattgaCGCCCAGGAACACGAACGCCGAGTATAGCCAGCCCATTGGGAAGGCCTCGTGGATTTGCAATGGGAAGCCTGTAAAGTTCGAATTCGTTATAAGTAAACTTACTTTTTAAACATTGTCCTTACAGGTTCCGGAATAGGATCCGTAGTAGGGTAGGGTGCTGGTCCGCCACAGAAGCACCGGTGCCACAGCCAAACCCACACCCGTTATCCATATGCAGATCAGAGCCAGCCACATCACCTTGCTGCCAATGCTGCGGTGGCCGCGGAAGGGATCGGCGATCAAGAGAAACCGCTCCAGCGACATGAAAGCCAGGATGAGCATCGAAACCTCCGAAGAGCTGACGGCCAGGGTGCCAATCAGTGTGCACTGCCACGAGGTTATCCAGTCCAGCACAACCCTGCACGGTCGGGGATTAGCTAATGCGATAATCAATCGGATGTACCTTACTTGTAATACTCGTTGCGGTAGCGGTAGTCCTGCACACCAATGGTGACCAGATAGAAACCCATCAGCATATCAGCCAGAGCTAGATTCCGAATCACCATTGTCACAGCCACATTCTCATCCCGGTAGATGAAGCGTCCCCACAGCACTAAAACATTCCCAGCTATTGTCAGGGTGGCCATCACCCAGGCGGAGTAACGTAGAACTGGTTTGCTCAGCAGATCCTGAAAGGAGCTGACTCCATCGGTGGATGGTTTGCACATTTTGACCTGCGGCGTCATCGAGCAGTAGAAGAATCGATCGTAGATGATGTACGTCAGGTTGCGCATTGAGTTGATGGCGTCGAAGTCGATGTGATCATACCGAATCCCCGTGAGATTCAGGAACGAGATGTTCAGCGGCTCCATCAAATTGCGGCTGATGTGGATCGGCATTAGGGCCAGCGAACTGAAAAATTGGTCAATGCCCAAATGAATTATCgtaattaaaagaaatcatCAACTATCTCAACACAAATTACGTTTAATCTCCTTTTACTATAGTACttgatgaaatattttgtgatttttcgaaattaaaacaGACAAATGTTCCGAGTATACTCACAGTGCCTCCAGTCGAGTGTTGTGCAAAAATGTTTCGCCAGATAACTCCTTAATGGGATTACCGACAAGGCGGCTGTAAAAAGAAACGCACGTCTAAGAATTATTCGCAGATTTAAcgttgctcatacgccgcgtgcgCCACGCATAATGGCcctgcatttgttgctgatAAAGCCAACGCAGTTGCGTTCGCGactttaaaagttaaaagagTAAAAAAACAATGTTCAGCTTGGCGCGGCTTTAAGGCAAAGCCACAACAAGTTGGCCGGGAGCTTTTGAAAGTCACATAATAAAATTCTGGGCAGCGTAATAACGAAAAATCTTATTTAATAGCTGGCTGAGTATAAATCAGTGCGCAAACATTGTCTATCAGTGTGTGGCGTAGATGCAACTGGCCGGGGCTTTATGTGCTCGCATTCATGACAGACTGGATGCGGCACAGTGGATCCGAAGCCACAACTTCTGTTTTGATATAAACAATTCAAGCTTTAAGAACTTCTTCCTTCTTACTTCCTTTTAAACTCCGCAAGAAACAACCCATTTAATGACACACACTCCGTGTGGAGAAAGTTATCCTGCGTTATTATTATGCTCATCGCGTAGGGGCATAATAACTTTAATGTTTTCCATGGGTCGCGATTGGTGTGTTGGCTCCACCGTGTCACGTCCATGGGAATCGCAGCAGCTGATGTGAGATCTAAGGAACTGAATCTGATGGAGATGGTGTTGTGGATGAGGATGTAGATGaggatgtgggtgtggataCTGACGTTGAGCTCCATTGCTTGCACTTGTCTGGTCAATCAATGGACGAGCGCCAACTGTTAacagtttgtttttatggttTGTCGCCCAAAGACaatggccacgccccccttccaccacccacccacgcccaccaggAGCCACCACACAGATTGCTGGTAATTGTTGGCTGGCTATAAAGTTGCAGCGCGGGTAAAAGCTtcaactaaatatttaacttgGCCACAAATTGAGCCGTCGAAAAATTGGTTTCCACCCGGGCTGCCCACTGatatttattatgtaaatttctaattaattaTTGAGGGACAGGCCTCTTGGATCGACTGGC is a window encoding:
- the LOC122619676 gene encoding zinc finger protein 32 isoform X1, whose amino-acid sequence is MEPQTSKACKTLNFTIARRTTEAPLKLVSQEVSFSGSSTYLELSNCCRLCLEEPHPNQMLDMTVIYDQEAVLSYYDCYEICTKEDLRQNPKNEPRTLCKRCAVELQWAYDFHKKVAIANQQLREIFGATEANGDTEQEEDEEDEADMSEEFFVEEIDERQDDQEMVETPDTAQSLEDIVPRHRYSGKFNCTFCQKEFRNHSRMAKHQLIHLDNRPSFRCNQCDRVYLTKQALKVHVDSKHRQSGLHCDMCGKVFAIAKALEIHKRYHTRDFPYSCDLCDRRFAQRSHLTVHQQVKHSGSRFICEFPGCQKSFTSSSSLRNHECTHTAMPFECAHCQQSYPARNKLRLHLERKHNMVVQMEDLEEMRKFHIVRSKLVMAKIYSDQNESDSARNDNAAVSK
- the LOC122619676 gene encoding zinc finger protein 32 isoform X2; the protein is MLDMTVIYDQEAVLSYYDCYEICTKEDLRQNPKNEPRTLCKRCAVELQWAYDFHKKVAIANQQLREIFGATEANGDTEQEEDEEDEADMSEEFFVEEIDERQDDQEMVETPDTAQSLEDIVPRHRYSGKFNCTFCQKEFRNHSRMAKHQLIHLDNRPSFRCNQCDRVYLTKQALKVHVDSKHRQSGLHCDMCGKVFAIAKALEIHKRYHTRDFPYSCDLCDRRFAQRSHLTVHQQVKHSGSRFICEFPGCQKSFTSSSSLRNHECTHTAMPFECAHCQQSYPARNKLRLHLERKHNMVVQMEDLEEMRKFHIVRSKLVMAKIYSDQNESDSARNDNAAVSK
- the LOC122619675 gene encoding relaxin receptor 2; translation: MVYGRSIAVGVCLMTVVLLLAAVIFYLSLGPCPAASFACDNGTLCVPRRQMCDSRLDCADSSDENPVECGLLYGSKEIADKIVRNAIEKKQQRLISSAANASGADLTTPMVPRNQSLTLNMTCDIVTYPKACQCGQRTILYCGRYAKLRRFPRLSAEVTNLIIIRNNLTLRDNIFANLTRLQKLTLKYNNISRVPLGSFSGLFHLERLELSHNNVSHLPHGVFVGLHSLQWLFLVNNHLHHLPMEQLRFFRRLEWLVLSRNRLTLRNVQLPKIPSLYEVYLDFNRIEYIGEETFSQLDNLHLLDLQHNLITHIHGRAFANLTNMRDIRLVGNPIKELSGETFLHNTRLEALSLALMPIHISRNLMEPLNISFLNLTGIRYDHIDFDAINSMRNLTYIIYDRFFYCSMTPQVKMCKPSTDGVSSFQDLLSKPVLRYSAWVMATLTIAGNVLVLWGRFIYRDENVAVTMVIRNLALADMLMGFYLVTIGVQDYRYRNEYYKVVLDWITSWQCTLIGTLAVSSSEVSMLILAFMSLERFLLIADPFRGHRSIGSKVMWLALICIWITGVGLAVAPVLLWRTSTLPYYGSYSGTCFPLQIHEAFPMGWLYSAFVFLGVNLLLLVMIAMLYTALLISIWRTRSATPLTLLDCEFAVRFFFIVLTDFLCWVPIIVMKIWVFFNYNISDDIYAWLVVFVLPLNSAVNPLLYTFTTPKYRNQIFLRGWKKITSRKRAEAGNGNVATTTTGTATGSSQHPDDSTTLAKAIPLALTLSN